From the Accipiter gentilis chromosome 15, bAccGen1.1, whole genome shotgun sequence genome, one window contains:
- the LOC126045986 gene encoding uncharacterized protein LOC126045986 isoform X2: MVVCSSPGGATDCTRLGLAWVVSARPRSPRSMGAERDSRSASWLWTCSKAGEAGLKGKKKKKPKASRQLRPSACKSEPASLRGEGTLFVVRSRWRTAKRPELRMRKRGGKEKGASELSNSAGSAKSKSCGSLGCEHAMKKY, from the exons ATGGTTGTCTGTTCCTCCCCCGGGGGTGCCACTGACTGCACCCGCCTCGGTCTTGCGTGGgttgtctctgcccggcctcgcTCCCCTCGCAGCATGGGGGCGGAAAGGGACAGTCGGAGCGCTTCGTGGCTGTGGACGTGTTCTAAAGCCGGGGAGGCCGGAttaaagggaaagaagaagaagaaaccgaAGGCCAGCCGGCAACTGCGTCCCTCTGCATGCAAGAGCGAGCCTGCCTCTCTGCGTGGGGAAGGAACCCTCTTTGTAGTCcgcagcag gtggaggacagccaagcgaccgGAGTTACGGATGAggaagagaggggggaaagagaaaggagcaTCTGAACTGTCAAATTCTGCCGGCAGCGCCAAGAGCAAGAGCTGCG